A window of the Dongshaea marina genome harbors these coding sequences:
- the rbsK gene encoding ribokinase: MTQKNIVVLGSVNLDHAVQSPRLPQQGETIMGHSYQQARGGKGANQAVAAARLGAKPSFIACVGDDAAAHEAVESFRSDGINTDHVRICEGESTGVALILVDSEGHNCISIAQNANAKLSADVVGDKQEVIQQADYLLMQLETPLDGIERAVEIASQANTRIVLNPAPARPLDDELLSQLYLITPNETEAEILTGVKVTDTATAQQAAELLASKGVEMVIITMGAQGAYLYQQGQGELIPGFRVEAKDTTAAGDTFNGALLVALSRGDAMKDAIRFAHKASALSVTRMGAQSSIPYPDELTIFDDK, encoded by the coding sequence ACCATCATGGGCCACAGCTATCAGCAGGCTCGCGGAGGCAAAGGAGCCAACCAGGCGGTGGCAGCGGCCCGACTTGGGGCAAAGCCAAGCTTCATCGCCTGTGTTGGAGACGACGCAGCTGCCCATGAGGCCGTTGAGAGCTTTCGTTCTGATGGCATAAACACGGATCACGTGCGGATTTGTGAAGGTGAGTCAACCGGGGTCGCGCTGATCCTGGTGGATAGTGAAGGTCATAACTGCATCTCGATCGCGCAAAATGCCAACGCCAAACTCAGCGCCGACGTTGTCGGTGATAAACAGGAGGTGATCCAGCAAGCAGACTACCTGTTGATGCAGCTTGAAACTCCTCTTGATGGCATTGAGCGTGCCGTTGAGATCGCGAGCCAGGCCAACACCCGGATCGTCCTCAACCCGGCTCCCGCCCGTCCCCTCGACGATGAGCTGCTTTCACAGCTGTATCTTATTACCCCCAACGAAACCGAAGCGGAGATCCTGACAGGAGTCAAGGTGACAGATACCGCCACGGCTCAGCAAGCTGCCGAACTCCTGGCGAGCAAAGGGGTCGAGATGGTGATCATCACCATGGGGGCCCAGGGAGCCTACCTTTACCAGCAGGGCCAGGGAGAGCTGATCCCGGGCTTCAGGGTCGAAGCAAAGGATACGACGGCCGCCGGAGATACCTTTAACGGTGCTCTGCTGGTTGCCCTGAGCCGGGGAGACGCCATGAAGGATGCGATCCGCTTCGCCCACAAGGCCAGTGCCCTATCCGTCACCCGGATGGGGGCTCAAAGCTCGATCCCATATCCTGACGAGCTCACCATTTTTGATGACAAGTAG